In a single window of the Indicator indicator isolate 239-I01 unplaced genomic scaffold, UM_Iind_1.1 iindUn_scaffold_204, whole genome shotgun sequence genome:
- the LOC128980461 gene encoding beta-keratin-related protein-like, with product MSCFRPCPPRSCGTCGPTPLASSCSEPCFARCADSTVAIEASPVVVTLPGPILTSFPQNTAVGSSLSAAVGSSLSTGGVPISSGSSFGLGGSGLCLPVPRCNLNC from the coding sequence ATGTCTTGCTTCAGGCCCTGTCCTCCACGCTCCTGTGGCACCTGTGGCCCAACCCCGCTGGCAAGCAGCTGCAGTGAGCCCTGCTTCGCCCGCTGCGCTGACTCCACGGTGGCCATCGAGGCTTCTCCGGTGGTGGTGACCCTGCCGGGCCCCATCCTCACCTCTTTCCCTCAGAACACAGCCGTGGGATCCTCTCTgtcagctgctgtgggcagctcgCTCAGCACCGGGGGGGTTCCCATCTCTTCTGGCAGCTCCTTTGGTCTGGGGGGGTcagggctgtgcctgcctgTCCCCCGCTGCAATCTCAACTGCTGA